One Bradyrhizobium sp. ISRA464 genomic window carries:
- a CDS encoding AMP-binding protein, with amino-acid sequence MSTLDSFRTVHPPLQASAPRSAPAAGADAFQAALEDAAITIPQLLRQRAAMHGEALALREKDYGIWNPYSWRHYYETARAVALGLLSLGIKPGDRVAIAGENAPEWFYADLGTQMIGAVAVGIYPTNPWVELQYIVKHSGARIVVTGDQEQTDKVLDAMANNGGLPDLEAIVCIDMKGLRHYRQSELMSFAALCERGTTFARENPEANATLDRLISQGAPDDVCILVYTSGTTGPPKGAMLTHRNLVYAAYAYAKTVGIADKPFEAVSYLPLCHVAERCYGTVTHLVLGGTVSFAESIDTVAINIREIAPTFFVGVPRIYEKLQQGFLFRLGESGRLRQSFTRACLAWGRTLSDRRQAGKDGRLDRAAFGVLYLLMFRNLQRHLGFAYSRHRLCAGASISPETLRFFDIIGRPVSQGYGLTESGGVAFIQTADHHRIGGCGVPLPRTEWKCDADGEILLRNPGVFKGYFLDEKASTASLEQGGWLRTGDIIDILDNGEIAVVDRKKAIIITAGGKNIAPSEIENALKDSEFIKEAIVVGEAKKYLGAIIQVDYDNVGRWARDRALAYTNYKSLSQLPEVHELVERIVDETNKRFARVENIRRFAILEKELDHDDGELTATQKVRRAMIEKKFARELAIIYQTEG; translated from the coding sequence ATGTCGACGCTGGACAGTTTTCGCACCGTTCATCCGCCGTTGCAGGCCAGTGCCCCGCGCAGTGCGCCTGCGGCGGGCGCCGATGCGTTCCAGGCGGCGCTCGAGGACGCCGCCATCACCATACCGCAATTGCTGCGGCAGCGCGCCGCCATGCATGGCGAGGCGCTGGCGCTGCGCGAGAAGGATTACGGCATCTGGAACCCGTATTCCTGGCGGCACTATTACGAAACGGCGCGCGCGGTCGCGCTGGGCCTGCTCTCGCTCGGCATCAAGCCCGGTGACCGTGTCGCCATCGCCGGCGAGAACGCGCCGGAATGGTTCTACGCCGATCTCGGCACCCAGATGATCGGCGCGGTTGCGGTCGGCATCTATCCGACCAATCCCTGGGTCGAGCTGCAATATATCGTCAAACATTCGGGCGCCCGAATTGTCGTCACCGGCGACCAGGAGCAGACCGACAAGGTGCTCGACGCGATGGCCAACAATGGCGGCCTGCCCGATCTTGAGGCCATTGTCTGCATCGACATGAAGGGGCTGCGGCACTATCGCCAGTCGGAACTGATGTCGTTCGCGGCACTATGCGAGCGCGGCACGACATTTGCGAGAGAGAACCCGGAGGCCAACGCCACCCTCGACCGCCTGATCAGCCAGGGTGCGCCCGACGATGTCTGCATCCTGGTCTACACGTCGGGCACGACGGGCCCGCCGAAGGGCGCGATGCTGACCCATCGCAATCTCGTCTACGCCGCCTATGCCTATGCCAAAACCGTAGGGATCGCCGATAAGCCGTTCGAGGCGGTGAGCTATTTGCCGTTGTGTCACGTCGCCGAGCGCTGCTACGGCACGGTGACGCATCTCGTGCTCGGCGGCACCGTCTCCTTTGCCGAATCGATCGACACGGTCGCGATCAACATCCGCGAGATCGCGCCGACCTTCTTCGTCGGCGTGCCGCGCATCTACGAAAAATTGCAGCAGGGCTTCCTGTTCCGCCTCGGTGAAAGCGGCAGGCTGCGGCAGAGTTTTACAAGAGCGTGCCTTGCCTGGGGCCGTACGCTGTCCGACCGTCGGCAGGCCGGCAAGGACGGGCGGCTCGATCGCGCCGCGTTCGGCGTGCTCTATCTCCTGATGTTCCGCAATTTGCAGCGTCATCTCGGTTTCGCCTACAGCCGTCATCGGCTGTGTGCCGGCGCCTCGATCTCGCCGGAGACGTTGCGCTTCTTCGACATCATCGGCCGGCCGGTGTCGCAGGGCTATGGGCTGACCGAGAGCGGTGGCGTCGCTTTCATCCAGACCGCAGACCATCACCGGATCGGCGGCTGCGGCGTGCCCTTGCCGCGGACCGAATGGAAGTGCGATGCCGACGGCGAGATCCTGCTGCGCAACCCCGGCGTCTTCAAAGGTTACTTCCTCGACGAGAAGGCCTCGACCGCTTCGCTGGAACAAGGTGGCTGGCTGCGCACCGGCGACATCATCGACATCCTCGACAATGGCGAGATCGCCGTGGTCGACCGCAAGAAGGCGATCATCATCACCGCCGGCGGCAAGAACATCGCGCCATCGGAGATCGAGAACGCACTGAAGGATTCCGAGTTCATCAAGGAAGCGATCGTCGTCGGCGAGGCCAAGAAGTATCTCGGCGCCATCATCCAGGTCGATTACGACAATGTCGGCCGCTGGGCGCGCGACCGCGCGCTGGCCTATACCAACTACAAGTCGCTGTCGCAGCTGCCGGAGGTGCACGAGCTGGTCGAGCGGATCGTGGACGAGACCAACAAGCGGTTCGCCCGGGTCGAGAACATCAGGCGCTTCGCCATCCTCGAGAAGGAGCTCGACCACGACGATGGTGAGCTGACCGCGACGCAGAAGGTACGCCGCGCCATGATCGAGAAGAAGTTCGCGCGCGAGCTCGCCATCATCTACCAGACGGAGGGCTGA
- a CDS encoding branched-chain amino acid ABC transporter permease has translation MQYLIQLLISGLAIGAIYGLIAMGFAVIYKSTGLVNFAQGEMTMITAYIAWTISTTVNGNVFVVAIGAILAAVVLGLVIERLVMRPMLGEPVFATVMVTIGLAVILRSAINFIWDAYPHGLDIGMGRGIVHLGGIGVRTGQVAVIATLLVLLAAIWAFFRYSKVGVAMRAVAADDRTALLMGISATKVHALAWAASSVIAGIGGVFFALSYDLSPAMFQLGLKAFPATILGGLDAVPGSGLGGLLIGITENLAGGYLGSGMKEVAGFAMIIVVLMIRPFGIFGERDIERV, from the coding sequence ATGCAGTATCTCATCCAGCTCTTGATCTCCGGACTTGCGATCGGCGCGATCTACGGCCTGATCGCGATGGGCTTTGCGGTGATCTACAAGTCGACCGGTCTGGTCAATTTCGCGCAGGGCGAGATGACCATGATCACCGCCTATATCGCCTGGACCATCTCGACCACGGTCAACGGCAATGTGTTTGTCGTCGCAATAGGCGCCATCCTCGCTGCGGTCGTACTCGGCCTCGTCATCGAGCGGCTGGTGATGCGGCCGATGCTTGGCGAGCCGGTGTTCGCGACCGTGATGGTCACGATCGGGCTCGCCGTGATCCTGCGCTCGGCGATCAACTTCATCTGGGACGCCTACCCGCACGGTCTCGATATCGGCATGGGCCGCGGCATCGTGCATCTCGGGGGCATCGGCGTGCGCACCGGGCAGGTTGCCGTGATCGCGACGCTGCTGGTGCTGCTCGCCGCGATCTGGGCGTTCTTCCGCTACAGCAAGGTCGGCGTCGCGATGCGCGCGGTCGCGGCCGACGACCGCACCGCGCTCCTGATGGGCATCAGCGCAACCAAGGTGCACGCGCTGGCGTGGGCCGCGTCCTCCGTGATCGCCGGCATCGGCGGCGTGTTCTTCGCGCTGTCCTACGATCTGTCGCCGGCGATGTTTCAGCTTGGGCTGAAGGCGTTTCCGGCCACGATCTTGGGCGGCCTCGACGCCGTGCCGGGCTCCGGCCTCGGCGGCCTCCTGATCGGCATCACCGAAAACCTGGCCGGCGGGTATCTCGGCTCCGGCATGAAGGAGGTCGCGGGCTTTGCCATGATCATCGTGGTGCTGATGATCCGCCCGTTCGGCATCTTCGGCGAACGCGACATCGAGAGGGTCTGA
- a CDS encoding branched-chain amino acid ABC transporter permease produces MRTGDYKQTYGELVALIDSPPVWLWSAVLLLALIAAPYLLNSYALSLLMIILITVTGALGLNILTGYTGLISLGHVGFLVTGAYAYAVLVSKYQMPPLVGFLGAGVVPALASLIVGAPSLRLKGLYLAITTLAFSCIINTVILEMRWLTNGARGIQIQRPEIFGISFDSDAAFTYLCLAIAALTLLATLNIRRSRVGRAFVAIRDNDTAARVMGINLHAYKLFAFVTSAFITGIAGALYGIYLSFVSVEGFPFLLSIEALAILIVGGLGSALGAVLGTILIVLLPEATRLIFSLFSAQMDAAFTTGAQELKSMLYGLVIILFLRFQPRGLVGAWHDIKRAWVHWPLRY; encoded by the coding sequence ATGCGCACCGGCGATTACAAGCAGACCTATGGCGAACTGGTTGCGCTGATCGATTCTCCGCCGGTGTGGCTGTGGTCGGCGGTGCTGCTGCTGGCGCTGATCGCGGCGCCTTACCTGCTGAACTCCTACGCGCTGTCGTTACTGATGATCATCCTGATCACGGTGACCGGCGCGCTCGGGCTCAACATCCTGACCGGCTACACTGGCCTGATCTCGCTCGGCCATGTCGGCTTCCTCGTCACCGGCGCCTATGCCTATGCGGTGCTGGTGTCCAAATATCAGATGCCACCGCTGGTCGGCTTCCTCGGCGCCGGCGTGGTGCCGGCGCTGGCGAGCCTGATCGTGGGCGCGCCGTCGCTGCGGCTGAAAGGGCTCTATCTCGCGATCACCACGCTCGCCTTCTCCTGCATCATCAACACCGTGATCCTGGAGATGCGCTGGCTCACCAATGGCGCCCGCGGCATTCAGATACAGCGGCCTGAAATCTTCGGCATCAGCTTCGATAGCGATGCCGCCTTCACCTATCTCTGCCTTGCAATCGCGGCGCTGACGCTGCTTGCAACGCTCAACATCCGCCGCAGCCGGGTGGGCCGTGCCTTCGTCGCGATCAGGGATAACGATACCGCGGCCCGCGTCATGGGCATCAATCTGCACGCTTACAAGCTGTTCGCCTTCGTCACCTCGGCCTTCATCACCGGCATCGCTGGCGCGCTCTACGGAATCTATCTGTCCTTCGTCAGCGTCGAGGGCTTTCCGTTCCTGCTCTCGATCGAGGCGCTGGCGATCCTGATCGTCGGCGGGCTCGGCTCGGCGCTCGGCGCAGTGCTCGGTACCATCCTGATCGTGCTGCTGCCGGAGGCGACCAGGCTCATCTTCAGCCTGTTTAGCGCGCAGATGGACGCAGCGTTCACGACCGGCGCGCAGGAGCTGAAGAGCATGCTCTACGGCCTCGTCATCATCCTGTTCCTGCGCTTCCAGCCGAGGGGGCTGGTCGGCGCCTGGCACGACATCAAGCGGGCCTGGGTCCATTGGCCGCTGCGCTACTAA
- a CDS encoding ABC transporter substrate-binding protein, producing MIKHLAAASLLLTTACLAAGPVRAADPGITDTEILIGDVEPLTGPPALLGVAASIGHKIAIAEANAAGGINGRKIKYVLEDDGYVTARTIQGVKKVIDVDKVFAMLGISGSGQSIAVMPVLEKSGIPTVIDVAPVKHLWEPPRKNVFVIGQSYEEGIVHLVNFLADKNPSKKWGLITQDDDYGITVRDGFDSVVKTKKLNVVYSGNYKKGQQDFSSDMLQLKDSGAEVFLAGGIIAENIAIMKEIEKLGIKPVTGIFWPGRIEPVLKLMGPAGDGIYAVDYVESFAGAAGKAFLEKAKPLVSEAEFKGINRYTITGYAAAKVLIAAIERCGKQPTWACTISELEKTKNVETGVMAPISFGPGVRFSNQKLQIMQADTATLSFKPVD from the coding sequence ATGATCAAACATCTGGCGGCAGCCTCGCTGCTGCTGACCACCGCCTGTCTTGCCGCCGGCCCGGTTCGCGCCGCCGATCCCGGCATCACCGACACCGAGATCCTGATCGGCGACGTCGAGCCGCTGACCGGTCCGCCGGCGCTGCTCGGCGTCGCGGCCTCGATCGGCCACAAGATCGCGATCGCGGAGGCCAACGCCGCCGGCGGCATCAACGGCCGCAAGATCAAATATGTGCTGGAAGACGACGGCTACGTCACCGCGCGCACCATCCAGGGCGTCAAGAAGGTGATCGACGTCGACAAGGTCTTTGCGATGCTCGGCATCTCCGGCTCGGGCCAGTCGATCGCTGTGATGCCGGTGCTGGAGAAGTCCGGCATCCCGACCGTGATCGACGTCGCGCCGGTCAAGCACCTCTGGGAGCCGCCACGCAAGAACGTGTTCGTGATCGGGCAATCCTACGAGGAGGGCATCGTCCACCTCGTCAACTTCCTGGCCGACAAGAACCCGAGCAAGAAATGGGGCCTGATCACCCAGGACGACGATTACGGCATCACGGTCCGCGACGGCTTCGACTCCGTCGTCAAGACGAAGAAGCTGAACGTCGTCTACAGCGGCAATTACAAGAAAGGCCAGCAGGACTTCTCGTCCGACATGCTGCAACTCAAGGATTCCGGCGCCGAGGTGTTCCTGGCCGGCGGCATCATCGCCGAGAACATCGCGATAATGAAGGAGATCGAGAAGCTCGGCATCAAGCCGGTGACCGGCATCTTCTGGCCCGGCCGTATCGAGCCGGTGCTGAAGCTGATGGGCCCGGCCGGCGACGGCATCTATGCGGTCGACTATGTCGAGTCGTTCGCGGGCGCGGCCGGCAAGGCGTTCCTGGAGAAGGCCAAGCCTTTGGTGTCGGAAGCCGAGTTCAAGGGCATCAACCGCTACACCATAACCGGCTATGCCGCGGCAAAGGTGTTGATCGCGGCGATCGAGCGCTGCGGCAAGCAACCGACCTGGGCCTGCACCATCTCGGAGCTGGAGAAGACCAAGAATGTCGAAACCGGGGTGATGGCGCCGATCAGCTTCGGCCCCGGCGTCCGCTTCTCCAACCAGAAGCTGCAGATCATGCAGGCCGATACGGCCACGCTCAGCTTCAAGCCGGTGGATTAA
- a CDS encoding NAD(P)H-dependent oxidoreductase: MKVLIVFAHQEAQSFNTALLARSVAELTALGHTVRISDLYAMRFNPVATAEDFGERRFPDRLQYDREQKYNLQHGTLSGDITAEIEKLLWCDLLILQFPLWWFSVPAIMKGWIDRVFVNGAVYGSGRRYDTGGLAGRRAMVVTSTAAYPGMCAPDGLVGALDVVLWPIQNGMLAYAGCKVLPPFVSYSVNFVDEATRHRYLEDYTERLRQLETTEPLFFHPLADFGEDWRLKPGIAAQAVGQGKPSAP, encoded by the coding sequence ATGAAGGTCCTGATCGTCTTTGCCCATCAGGAGGCGCAGTCGTTCAACACCGCGCTGCTGGCGCGGTCGGTGGCGGAGCTCACCGCGCTCGGGCATACGGTCAGGATCTCCGATCTCTATGCCATGCGCTTCAACCCGGTGGCGACCGCCGAAGACTTCGGCGAGCGGCGGTTTCCCGACCGGCTGCAGTATGACCGCGAGCAGAAATACAATCTGCAACATGGCACGCTCAGCGGCGACATCACGGCCGAGATCGAGAAGCTGTTGTGGTGTGACCTGCTAATCCTGCAGTTTCCGCTGTGGTGGTTCTCCGTCCCCGCCATCATGAAGGGCTGGATCGATCGGGTATTCGTCAACGGCGCCGTCTATGGCAGCGGCCGCCGCTACGACACCGGCGGCCTCGCCGGGCGTCGAGCGATGGTCGTGACCTCGACCGCGGCCTATCCCGGAATGTGCGCGCCGGACGGGCTGGTCGGCGCACTCGATGTGGTGCTGTGGCCGATCCAGAACGGCATGCTGGCCTATGCCGGCTGCAAGGTGCTGCCGCCCTTCGTGTCGTACTCGGTGAATTTCGTCGACGAAGCGACACGGCATCGCTATCTCGAAGACTACACCGAGCGGCTACGGCAGCTCGAGACCACCGAGCCGCTGTTCTTCCATCCGCTGGCGGATTTTGGCGAGGACTGGCGGTTGAAGCCGGGCATCGCCGCGCAGGCGGTCGGCCAGGGCAAGCCGTCAGCGCCGTAA
- a CDS encoding acyl-CoA dehydrogenase family protein: protein MNVMTSDPRQLAETEFHFSEPPNLPEELRMLREQVRRFVEKEVMPHAEAWERDGKIPREIYRRMGGLGFLGMRHAAEYGGTDMGPLASMVFAEELGRSSFGGFTSSILVHTDMSAVHISLRGTLEQKRKYLPAIVRGETVCSIAVTEPDAGSDVAGLKTRARRDGDHWVINGAKMFITNAVYGDILIVAARTDPRAKGSRGISLFIVERNTPGITATKLDKHGWLCSDTAELGFQDVRVPAENLLGEENKGFYGIMETFQNERICIGGICAGESAKAIELTTNYVKARQAFGGPLWNQQGVRMKLAQLAAKAAAARALAYHAAELAAAGKECLREVSMVKALSPEVLHEVVHGCLQLHGGSGFMRGTPIERMVRDARVLTIGGGATEVMLEEVAKRM, encoded by the coding sequence ATGAACGTCATGACGTCGGACCCGCGCCAGCTCGCTGAGACCGAATTCCATTTCTCGGAGCCGCCCAATCTGCCCGAGGAGCTGCGCATGCTGCGCGAGCAGGTCCGCCGCTTCGTCGAGAAGGAAGTGATGCCGCATGCCGAGGCGTGGGAGCGCGACGGCAAGATCCCGCGCGAGATCTACCGCCGCATGGGCGGGCTCGGCTTCCTCGGCATGCGCCATGCGGCCGAATATGGCGGCACCGACATGGGGCCGTTGGCCTCGATGGTGTTCGCCGAGGAGCTCGGACGCTCGAGCTTCGGTGGCTTCACCTCGTCGATTCTCGTGCACACCGACATGTCGGCGGTGCACATCAGCTTGCGCGGCACGCTGGAGCAGAAGCGAAAATATCTGCCCGCGATCGTCCGCGGCGAGACGGTCTGCTCGATCGCGGTGACCGAGCCCGACGCCGGATCGGACGTTGCCGGCCTCAAGACGCGCGCGCGGCGCGACGGCGATCATTGGGTGATCAATGGCGCCAAGATGTTCATCACCAACGCGGTCTATGGCGACATCCTGATCGTCGCCGCGCGCACCGATCCGCGTGCTAAGGGCAGTCGCGGCATTTCGTTGTTCATCGTGGAGCGCAACACGCCGGGCATCACGGCGACCAAGCTCGACAAGCATGGCTGGCTCTGCTCGGACACCGCCGAGCTCGGCTTCCAGGACGTGCGGGTGCCGGCGGAGAACCTGCTTGGCGAGGAGAACAAGGGCTTCTATGGCATCATGGAAACCTTCCAGAACGAGCGGATCTGCATCGGCGGCATCTGCGCCGGCGAGTCCGCCAAGGCGATCGAGCTGACGACGAACTATGTGAAGGCGCGGCAGGCATTCGGCGGCCCGCTCTGGAACCAGCAGGGCGTGCGGATGAAGCTCGCCCAGCTCGCCGCGAAGGCGGCTGCCGCGCGGGCGCTGGCCTATCACGCCGCCGAACTCGCTGCGGCCGGGAAGGAATGTCTCCGCGAAGTGTCGATGGTGAAGGCGTTGTCGCCGGAGGTCCTGCACGAGGTGGTGCATGGCTGCCTGCAGCTGCATGGTGGCAGCGGCTTCATGCGCGGCACCCCGATCGAGCGCATGGTGCGCGACGCGCGCGTCCTGACGATTGGCGGCGGTGCCACCGAGGTGATGCTGGAAGAAGTTGCCAAGCGAATGTGA
- a CDS encoding alpha/beta hydrolase — MGSAGDDIAIDPVERAIERLRAIYRGWSRETSVAQMRSDWDSAFASCSVQVTCQSVLAGGVDGEWLVPSDAPRDKAILYFHGGGFRIGSIASHRDLIARIADTSGCRVLAIDYRLAPEHRFPAALDDALIAYRYLRDQGLRAADIAFAGDSAGGNLVLGAMLAARERGWPLPAAGALMSAWTDLAATGASYKNRAEADPIHQRAMILALAKNYLGKDGDPHDPLASPLYADLAGLPPLLVQAGDRETVRDDSTELAARAKAAGVDVELQVWDGMIHVFQLFPEIPQAREAIASLANFLRNHLHIGQERAPQ, encoded by the coding sequence ATGGGCAGCGCGGGCGACGATATCGCAATCGATCCGGTCGAACGTGCGATCGAGCGCTTGCGCGCGATCTATCGCGGCTGGAGCCGCGAGACATCGGTGGCGCAGATGCGTAGCGATTGGGACTCGGCCTTTGCCAGTTGCTCGGTACAGGTGACGTGCCAATCCGTCTTGGCCGGTGGCGTTGACGGTGAATGGCTCGTGCCATCAGACGCACCGCGCGACAAGGCGATCCTCTATTTTCACGGCGGCGGCTTCCGCATCGGTTCGATCGCCTCGCATCGCGACCTGATCGCGCGAATCGCCGATACATCCGGCTGCCGCGTGCTCGCGATCGACTATCGCCTTGCGCCGGAGCATCGCTTTCCGGCCGCGCTGGATGATGCGCTGATTGCCTATCGATATCTGCGCGATCAGGGATTGCGCGCGGCGGATATCGCCTTCGCCGGGGACTCGGCCGGCGGCAATCTCGTACTCGGCGCGATGCTGGCGGCGCGCGAGCGAGGCTGGCCGCTCCCCGCCGCCGGCGCGCTGATGTCGGCCTGGACCGATCTCGCCGCGACGGGCGCAAGCTATAAGAACAGGGCCGAGGCCGATCCGATCCACCAGCGCGCGATGATCCTGGCACTGGCGAAGAATTATCTCGGCAAGGATGGCGATCCCCATGATCCGCTCGCGTCGCCGCTCTACGCCGATCTCGCCGGTCTGCCGCCGCTGCTGGTGCAGGCGGGCGACCGCGAGACCGTGCGCGACGATTCGACGGAGCTCGCTGCGCGTGCCAAGGCCGCCGGCGTCGACGTCGAGCTGCAGGTCTGGGACGGCATGATCCACGTGTTCCAGCTATTCCCGGAGATTCCGCAGGCGCGAGAGGCGATCGCATCGCTGGCGAATTTCCTGCGCAACCATCTTCACATCGGCCAAGAGAGGGCGCCACAATGA
- a CDS encoding SDR family oxidoreductase has translation MATLPFGRLDGRRAFVSGGARGIGAAIVRSFARAGARVVIADLDVTAASALARETGADVAGLDVSDATAVQAVMTQDGPFDIVVNNAGIDQHAFFTDTSADDWARLIAVNLTSVLACTHAALPAMQAARFGRIINVTSEAARLGSKGGAVYSAAKGGVISFTRSIARENARFRITANAIAPGPIRTPMLEQAVAKGGDKILQAMTGATLLGRLGEPEEVAAAALFLASDQAAYITGETLGVSGGMGIGG, from the coding sequence GTGGCGACCTTGCCATTCGGGCGCCTCGACGGCCGCCGCGCCTTCGTCTCCGGCGGCGCGCGCGGCATTGGAGCTGCGATTGTCCGCAGCTTTGCCAGGGCGGGCGCCAGGGTCGTGATCGCCGACCTCGATGTGACCGCAGCCTCGGCGCTCGCGCGGGAGACCGGGGCTGACGTCGCGGGACTCGATGTCAGCGATGCCACGGCGGTGCAAGCCGTGATGACGCAGGACGGCCCGTTCGACATCGTCGTCAACAATGCCGGCATCGATCAGCATGCCTTCTTCACCGACACCAGTGCGGACGATTGGGCGCGGCTGATCGCGGTCAACCTCACCTCGGTGCTCGCCTGCACGCATGCTGCGCTGCCGGCGATGCAGGCGGCGCGCTTCGGTCGCATCATCAACGTGACCTCGGAAGCGGCGCGGCTCGGCTCCAAGGGCGGCGCGGTCTATTCCGCGGCCAAGGGCGGCGTGATCTCCTTCACCCGGAGCATCGCGCGGGAGAATGCGCGGTTTCGCATCACCGCCAACGCGATCGCGCCGGGACCGATCCGCACGCCGATGCTGGAGCAGGCGGTGGCCAAGGGCGGTGACAAGATTCTGCAGGCGATGACTGGCGCGACGCTGCTCGGCCGCCTCGGTGAGCCGGAGGAGGTCGCGGCCGCCGCACTGTTCCTGGCTTCCGACCAGGCGGCCTATATCACCGGCGAGACGCTCGGCGTGTCCGGCGGCATGGGCATCGGCGGCTGA
- a CDS encoding enoyl-CoA hydratase-related protein produces MIDKGPILLDITDRIARLRLNRPDAANGMSAELLRALCDAIMVCHGHPDLRVVLLSGEGTNFCAGGDVRAFASKGEQLPDYIRQATAYLQNAVTGLLRLEAPVIASVQGFAAGGGGFGLVCASDIVIAAESAKFLAGATRVAMAPDAGVSVTLSRLVGLRRAMSILLTNPVIPAAEALQMGIVTKVVPDAELADASFALARELAAGAPKALAATKRLVWAGTGTSIEQCLSEEARTVAELSGMADAREGLAAVIERRKPVFTGR; encoded by the coding sequence ATGATCGACAAGGGCCCCATTCTGCTCGACATCACCGACCGCATCGCGCGGCTGCGGCTCAACCGCCCTGATGCTGCCAACGGCATGAGCGCCGAGCTGCTCCGCGCGCTGTGCGACGCCATCATGGTGTGCCACGGCCATCCGGACCTGCGCGTGGTGCTGCTGAGCGGCGAGGGCACCAATTTCTGCGCCGGCGGCGATGTCCGCGCCTTTGCTTCCAAGGGCGAGCAGCTGCCGGACTATATCCGGCAGGCCACCGCCTATCTGCAGAATGCGGTGACCGGCTTGTTGCGTCTCGAGGCGCCGGTGATCGCCTCGGTGCAGGGCTTTGCGGCGGGCGGCGGCGGCTTCGGCCTGGTCTGCGCCTCGGACATCGTGATCGCCGCGGAGTCGGCAAAATTCCTCGCCGGTGCGACGCGGGTGGCGATGGCGCCGGATGCCGGCGTCTCCGTCACATTGTCGCGGCTGGTCGGTTTGCGGCGGGCAATGTCGATCCTGTTGACCAACCCGGTGATCCCGGCTGCGGAAGCACTGCAGATGGGCATCGTCACCAAGGTCGTGCCCGACGCGGAGCTTGCCGATGCGTCATTTGCACTGGCACGCGAGCTCGCGGCCGGTGCGCCGAAGGCGCTGGCGGCGACCAAGCGACTGGTCTGGGCCGGCACCGGCACAAGTATCGAGCAGTGCCTGTCGGAAGAAGCCCGCACGGTTGCCGAGCTCTCGGGCATGGCCGACGCCCGCGAAGGGCTGGCGGCCGTGATCGAGCGGCGCAAGCCTGTATTCACGGGGCGCTGA
- a CDS encoding aromatic-ring-hydroxylating dioxygenase subunit beta, which produces MLSRESGATLMSAITAFLYREARLQDEHQYEAWEKLWTDDGVYWVPANGVDIDPERQMSIIYDNRSRIALRVRQLMTGKHFTQTPQSNLRRLISNIELMDEQPDDGDIAVASNSLIFESSLRDDTLWAARNEYRLRHVDGELRMAHKKVILVNNDKAIYTLSFLV; this is translated from the coding sequence ATGCTGTCGCGTGAGAGCGGCGCCACATTGATGAGCGCCATCACCGCCTTCCTCTATCGCGAGGCGCGGTTGCAGGACGAGCATCAATATGAGGCCTGGGAAAAGCTCTGGACGGACGACGGCGTCTACTGGGTGCCGGCCAACGGCGTCGACATCGACCCGGAGCGGCAGATGTCGATCATCTACGACAACCGCTCGCGGATTGCGCTGCGCGTCCGCCAGCTGATGACCGGCAAACACTTCACCCAGACGCCGCAGTCGAACCTGCGCCGGCTGATCTCGAACATCGAACTGATGGACGAGCAGCCTGACGATGGCGACATCGCGGTCGCCAGCAACAGCCTGATTTTCGAGTCGAGCCTGCGTGACGACACGCTGTGGGCAGCCCGCAACGAATACCGGCTCCGTCATGTCGACGGCGAATTGCGAATGGCCCACAAGAAGGTCATCCTCGTCAACAACGACAAGGCGATCTACACGCTGTCATTCCTGGTCTAA